The following coding sequences lie in one Bos taurus isolate L1 Dominette 01449 registration number 42190680 breed Hereford chromosome 28, ARS-UCD2.0, whole genome shotgun sequence genomic window:
- the ZNF503 gene encoding LOW QUALITY PROTEIN: zinc finger protein 503 (The sequence of the model RefSeq protein was modified relative to this genomic sequence to represent the inferred CDS: deleted 2 bases in 1 codon) has protein sequence MSTAPSLSALRSSKHSGGGGGSADPAWTSALSGNSSGPGPGSSPAGSTKPFVHAVPPSDPLRQANRLPIKVLKMLTARTGHILHPEYLQPLPSTPVSPIELDAKKSPLALLAQTCSQIGKPDPSPSSKLSSVASNGGGTGGAGGGAGGDKDAKSGPLKLSDIGVEDKSSFKPYSKPGSDKKEPGGGGGGGGGGGGGGGGVSAEKSGFRVPSATCQPFTPRTGSPSSSASACSPGGMLPSAGGGPDGKDDKKDPEAGGGGGGTKGSGGSSAEGGPTGLAHGRISCGGGINVDVNQHPDGGPGGKALGSDCGGSSGSGSGSGPSAPTSSSVLGSGLVAPVSPYKPGQTVFPLPPAGMTYPGSLAGAYAGYPPQFLPHGVALDPTKPGSLVGAQLAAAAAGSLGCSKPAGSSPLAGASPPSVMTASLCRDPYCLSYHCASHLAGAAAASASCAHDPAAAAAALKSGYPLVYPTHPLHGVHSSLTAAAAAGATPPSLAGHPLYPYGFMLPNDPLPHICNWVSANGPCDKRFATSEELLSHLRTHTAFPGTDKLLSGYPSSSSLASAAAAAMACHMHIPTSGAPGSPGTLALRSPHHALGLSSRYHPYSKSPLPTPGAPVPVPAATGPYYSPYALYGQRLTTASALGYQ, from the exons ATGAGCACAGCGCCctcgctttctgccttaagaaGCAGTAAGcacagcggcggcggcggcggcagtgCGGACCCTGCCTGGACCAGCGCGCTCTCTGGAAATAGCTCCGGCCCCGGCCCAGGCTCGTCCCCGGCCGGCAGCACCAAGCCTTTTGTGCACGCCGTGCCCCCCTCTGACCCTCTCCGCCAGGCTAACCGCCTGCCCATCAAGGTGCTGAAGATGCTGACGGCACGGACTGGCCACATTTTGCACCCTGAGTACCTGCAGCCCCTGCCTTCCACTCCCGTCAGCCCCATAGAG CTCGATGCCAAGAAGAGCCCGCTGGCGCTGTTGGCCCAAACATGCTCGCAGATCGGGAAGCCCGACCCCTCGCCCTCGTCCAAACTCTCCTCAGTGGCCTCCAATGGGGGTGGCACGGGCGGTGCCGGCGGCGGCGCCGGGGGCGACAAGGACGCCAAGTCGGGCCCCCTCAAGCTGAGCGACATCGGCGTGGAAGACAAGTCGAGTTTCAAGCCGTACTCCAAACCCGGCTCGGATAAGAAAGAgccgggaggcggcggcggcggcggaggagggggcggcgggggcggcggc ggggTTTCGGCGGAGAAGTCCGGATTCCGGGTACCGAGCGCCACCTGCCAGCCATTCACGCCCAGGACAGGCAGCCCAAGCTCCAGCGCCTCGGCCTGCTCGCCAGGAGGCATGCTGCCTTCGGCCGGGGGCGGCCCGGATGGCAAGGACGACAAGAAGGACCCCGAggcgggcggcggcggtggcggcacCAAGGGCTCCGGGGGCTCCTCGGCCGAAGGGGGACCCACGGGGCTGGCGCACGGCCGGATTAGCTGTGGCGGCGGCATCAATGTGGACGTGAACCAGCACCCAGATGGGGGCCCCGGGGGCAAGGCTCTAGGTTCGGACTGCGGCGGCTCATCAGGCTCCGGCTCCGGCTCCGGCCCCAGTGCGCCCACCTCCTCCTCTGTGTTGGGCTCTGGGCTAGTGGCGCCCGTGTCGCCCTACAAGCCGGGCCAAACAGTGTTCCCTCTGCCTCCCGCGGGCATGACCTACCCAGGGAGCCTGGCTGGGGCCTACGCCGGCTACCCGCCCCAGTTCCTGCCACACGGCGTGGCGCTCGACCCCACCAAGCCTGGCAGCCTAgttggggctcagctggcggCGGCTGCAGCGGGCTCTCTGGGCTGCAGCAAGCCCGCCGGCTCAAGCCCCTTGGCCGGAGCGTCACCGCCGTCCGTGATGACAGCCAGTTTGTGCCGGGACCCGTACTGCCTCAGCTACCACTGCGCCAGTCACCTGGCTGGGGCGGCGGCAGCCAGCGCATCGTGCGCTCACGATCCGGCCGCGGCGGCCGCGGCTCTCAAGTCCGGATACCCGCTGGTGTACCCCACGCACCCGCTGCACGGCGTGCACTCATCGCTCACCGCGGCCGCGGCCGCCGGCGCCACACCGCCCTCTCTGGCCGGCCACCCCCTCTACCCCTACGGCTTCATGCTCCCTAACGACCCACTCCCCCACATCTGCAACTGGGTGTCGGCCAACGGGCCTTGCGACAAGCGCTTCGCTACGTCTGAAGAGCTGCTGAGCCACTTGCGGACCCACACGGCCTTCCCCGGGACAGACAAACTGCTGTCGGGCTACCCCAGCTCTTCGTCTCTGGCCAGCGCCGCAGCGGCCGCCATGGCTTGCCACATGCACATCCCCACGTCGGGCGCTCCGGGCAGCCCCGGGACGCTGGCGCTGCGCAGCCCCCACCACGCGCTGGGACTCAGCAGCCGCTACCACCCCTACTCCAAGAGCCCGCTCCCCACGCCCGGTGCCCCCGTGCCCGTGCCCGCCGCCACCGGACCGTACTACTCCCCCTATGCCCTCTACGGACAGAGACTGACCACGGCCTCGGCGCTGGGGTACCAGTGA